In a single window of the Frondihabitans peucedani genome:
- a CDS encoding MarR family winged helix-turn-helix transcriptional regulator, translating to MSERISPTRGDIDAIAAWTVIRAARELARRLADSLEPLGLTPVEFGVLVQLAAADGLSQADLARAVGVRPQSMTGLVGGLDARALLTRGADRGRGRHSRIHLTDDGLALLAEAYPVVLASNSWFGDDPAATEAVVASLRPMLGGPEDPVVGAVAAGSDGVV from the coding sequence ATGTCTGAACGGATCTCCCCGACGCGCGGCGACATCGACGCCATCGCCGCCTGGACGGTCATCCGAGCCGCCCGCGAACTCGCCCGCCGCCTCGCCGACTCCCTCGAGCCGCTGGGACTGACCCCGGTCGAGTTCGGCGTCCTCGTGCAGCTCGCCGCGGCCGACGGCCTCAGCCAGGCCGACCTCGCTCGCGCCGTGGGAGTCCGGCCGCAGAGCATGACCGGGCTCGTCGGCGGGCTCGACGCACGGGCGCTCCTGACCCGCGGGGCCGATCGCGGCCGGGGCCGCCACTCGCGGATCCACCTGACCGACGACGGGCTGGCGCTGCTGGCGGAGGCGTATCCCGTGGTGCTCGCGAGCAACAGCTGGTTCGGCGACGATCCTGCCGCGACGGAGGCGGTCGTCGCGAGTCTCCGGCCGATGCTCGGCGGGCCGGAGGACCCGGTGGTCGGCGCCGTCGCGGCTGGTTCGGACGGCGTGGTCTAG
- a CDS encoding NmrA family NAD(P)-binding protein, which yields MSELIAITGVTGDVGGKTLEKLRAAGAPVRAVVRRREQAEALQARGVDARIADLGDRTALAAALDGVDQLFLVTAATQKQAEHGANGVWAAKEAGVRAIVQLSGGDAAEHSPMPWASAIWQIDELVRASGLERTILHPSGFMTNLESSGPAIRKGLFPQTMGRGRIGWIDTDDIARVAAHVLREGVHVGAEPVLTGPELLDGRGVARGLAEGLGRGVRYVHVPSRVFAVILRANGVPAWQAEGLRQQFGVVARRGLDGVDLLTTDVERITGEPARSLAAWARSRRAVLLGEG from the coding sequence ATGAGCGAACTCATCGCGATCACGGGTGTGACCGGCGACGTCGGCGGCAAGACCCTCGAGAAGCTGCGGGCCGCGGGCGCCCCGGTGCGGGCCGTCGTCCGCCGCCGCGAGCAGGCCGAGGCGCTGCAGGCCCGAGGCGTCGATGCCAGGATCGCCGACCTCGGCGACCGCACGGCCCTCGCCGCGGCGCTCGACGGCGTCGACCAGCTGTTCCTGGTCACGGCCGCGACCCAGAAGCAGGCCGAGCACGGGGCGAACGGCGTGTGGGCGGCGAAGGAGGCCGGCGTCCGGGCGATCGTGCAGCTCTCCGGCGGCGACGCGGCCGAGCACTCGCCGATGCCCTGGGCCAGCGCCATCTGGCAGATCGACGAGCTGGTGCGCGCGAGCGGTCTGGAGCGGACGATCCTGCACCCGTCCGGGTTCATGACGAACCTCGAGTCGTCGGGGCCGGCGATCCGGAAGGGGCTGTTCCCGCAGACCATGGGCCGCGGCCGGATCGGCTGGATCGACACCGACGACATCGCCCGGGTCGCCGCCCACGTGCTTCGCGAAGGCGTCCACGTCGGTGCGGAGCCCGTGCTGACCGGGCCGGAGCTCCTCGACGGCCGCGGCGTCGCGCGGGGCCTCGCGGAGGGGCTCGGGCGCGGGGTGCGGTACGTGCATGTGCCCAGCAGGGTGTTCGCCGTGATCCTGCGAGCCAACGGCGTCCCTGCCTGGCAGGCGGAGGGCCTCCGGCAGCAGTTCGGCGTCGTGGCCCGCCGCGGGCTCGACGGGGTCGACCTGCTCACCACCGACGTCGAGCGGATCACCGGCGAGCCCGCGCGGTCGCTCGCCGCCTGGGCTCGTTCGCGGCGGGCGGTGCTGCTCGGCGAGGGGTGA
- a CDS encoding polynucleotide kinase-phosphatase — translation MPPLALPDMSLVVLVGASGSGKSTFAAQHFGPFETLSSDWFRGLVSNDENDQAATKAAFEALRFVAAKRLEAGLLTVIDATNVQPESRRSLVELAREHDVLPVAVVLDVPQSVCVERNASRADRTFGASVVKRQHDQLRRSLKFLGKEGFRRVHVLSGVDAVAEAQFVREPLLNDRRGETGPFDAIGDVHGCRSELESLLGALGYEIERDDEGRPVDAAHPDGRRVVFLGDLVDRGPDTPGVLRLAMGMVEAGHALAVPGNHEAKLVRALEGKKVQASHGLAETLAQLSEESAEFRHRVLTFCRDLVSHLVLDDGRLVVAHAGLIEKYHGRASGRVRAFSLFGDTTGETDEYGLPVRLPWADDYRGSATVLYGHVPTLEAEWVNGTMCLDTGCVFGGRLSALRYPEKEVVSVPAEKVWYEPAAPLGRAGSATGTTGTAPPRDPGLLRIDDVLGKQVVETRAFGKVGIREDSAAGALEVMSRFATDPRRLVYLPPTMSPPHVSSRPGVLEHPAEAFASYRREGVERVLCEEKHMGSRAVVLLTRDPARFGAPSGWRGAVHTRTGRPFFDDATGEAFLERLDRAAAAAGLWEELETSWLLFDAELLPWSLKAGAMIREQYASVAAAATAALPAAAAILQTALDRGVDVGDLLARTESRAANAEAYRDAYRRYSAPVSGLDGVQLAPFQLLASEGASHLGQEHAWHLALADRLAEADEAFIRRTRRIEVDLAVPESEAAATDWWEALTADGGEGMVVKPAVGLTRGTRSLAQPGIKVRGAEYLRIIYGPDYLEPANLARLRDRDVGHKRSMALREYALGVEAVERFVAEEPVWRVHQAVFGVLAMESEPVDPRL, via the coding sequence ATGCCCCCGCTCGCCCTTCCCGACATGTCGCTCGTCGTCCTCGTCGGCGCCTCCGGGTCCGGCAAGTCGACCTTCGCCGCGCAGCACTTCGGCCCGTTCGAGACGCTCTCGAGCGACTGGTTCCGCGGCCTGGTGTCGAACGACGAGAACGACCAGGCGGCGACGAAGGCCGCTTTCGAGGCCCTCCGTTTCGTCGCGGCCAAGCGTCTCGAGGCCGGGCTCCTGACGGTCATCGACGCGACCAACGTCCAGCCCGAGTCGCGCCGCTCGCTCGTCGAGCTCGCCCGTGAGCACGACGTGCTCCCGGTCGCAGTCGTCCTCGACGTGCCGCAGAGCGTGTGTGTCGAGCGCAACGCGAGCCGCGCCGACCGCACCTTCGGCGCGTCCGTCGTCAAGCGTCAGCACGATCAGCTGCGCCGCTCGCTGAAGTTCCTCGGCAAGGAGGGCTTCCGGCGCGTGCACGTCCTGTCGGGCGTGGATGCGGTGGCGGAGGCCCAGTTCGTCCGCGAGCCGCTCCTCAACGATCGGCGGGGCGAGACCGGACCGTTCGATGCGATCGGCGACGTGCACGGCTGCCGCTCGGAGCTCGAGTCGCTCCTCGGTGCTCTCGGCTACGAGATCGAGCGGGACGACGAGGGGAGACCCGTCGACGCCGCGCATCCCGACGGGCGTCGCGTCGTCTTCCTCGGCGACCTCGTCGACCGCGGCCCGGACACGCCGGGCGTCCTGCGGCTGGCCATGGGCATGGTCGAGGCCGGGCACGCCCTGGCTGTCCCGGGGAACCACGAGGCGAAGCTCGTGCGCGCTCTCGAGGGCAAGAAGGTCCAGGCGAGTCACGGTCTCGCGGAGACCCTCGCGCAGCTCTCGGAGGAGAGCGCCGAGTTCCGCCACAGGGTCCTGACGTTCTGCCGCGATCTCGTCTCGCACCTCGTCCTCGACGACGGGCGCCTCGTCGTCGCCCACGCCGGACTGATCGAGAAGTACCACGGCCGCGCCTCCGGCAGGGTCCGCGCCTTCTCCCTGTTCGGCGACACCACCGGCGAGACCGACGAGTACGGCCTCCCGGTCCGGCTCCCGTGGGCGGACGACTACCGCGGCTCGGCGACGGTGCTCTACGGGCACGTCCCGACCCTCGAGGCGGAGTGGGTCAACGGCACCATGTGCCTCGACACGGGCTGCGTGTTCGGCGGGAGGCTCAGCGCACTGCGCTACCCCGAGAAGGAGGTCGTCAGCGTGCCGGCCGAGAAGGTCTGGTACGAGCCGGCCGCTCCGCTCGGGCGAGCAGGATCCGCGACGGGTACCACCGGCACGGCGCCCCCGCGCGACCCGGGCCTCCTCCGCATCGACGACGTCCTCGGCAAGCAGGTCGTCGAGACCCGCGCGTTCGGGAAGGTGGGCATCCGCGAGGACAGCGCCGCCGGCGCTCTGGAGGTCATGAGCCGCTTCGCCACCGACCCTCGACGCCTCGTCTACCTGCCGCCGACCATGAGTCCGCCGCACGTCTCGAGCCGCCCCGGGGTCCTGGAGCACCCCGCCGAGGCGTTCGCCTCGTACCGGAGAGAGGGCGTCGAGCGTGTCCTCTGCGAGGAGAAGCACATGGGCTCGCGAGCTGTCGTGCTGCTCACCCGCGACCCCGCGCGATTCGGTGCACCCTCCGGCTGGAGGGGTGCGGTCCACACCCGGACCGGCCGCCCGTTCTTCGACGACGCCACCGGCGAGGCGTTCCTCGAGCGGCTCGACCGAGCAGCGGCCGCTGCAGGCCTGTGGGAGGAGCTCGAGACCTCCTGGCTCCTCTTCGACGCCGAGCTCCTGCCGTGGTCTCTCAAGGCGGGCGCGATGATCCGCGAGCAGTACGCGAGCGTCGCAGCGGCGGCGACTGCTGCGCTTCCGGCCGCGGCCGCGATCCTGCAGACCGCCCTCGACCGGGGCGTCGACGTCGGCGACCTCCTCGCGCGCACCGAGAGCCGCGCAGCGAACGCGGAGGCGTACCGCGACGCGTACCGTCGCTACAGCGCCCCCGTCTCGGGTCTCGACGGCGTCCAGCTCGCGCCCTTCCAACTGCTCGCGTCCGAGGGGGCCAGCCACCTCGGCCAGGAGCACGCGTGGCACCTCGCGCTCGCCGACCGGCTCGCGGAGGCCGACGAGGCCTTCATCCGACGCACCCGCCGGATCGAGGTCGACCTCGCCGTCCCCGAGTCGGAGGCTGCGGCAACGGACTGGTGGGAGGCACTCACGGCGGACGGCGGCGAGGGCATGGTGGTGAAGCCGGCGGTGGGTCTCACTCGAGGCACCCGCTCGCTCGCCCAGCCGGGGATCAAGGTGCGAGGGGCCGAGTATCTCCGGATCATCTACGGGCCCGACTACCTGGAGCCGGCGAACCTCGCACGCCTCCGCGACCGCGACGTGGGGCACAAGAGATCGATGGCTCTCCGCGAGTACGCCCTCGGAGTCGAGGCCGTCGAGCGCTTCGTCGCCGAGGAGCCGGTGTGGCGCGTGCACCAGGCCGTGTTCGGGGTGCTCGCCATGGAGTCGGAGCCGGTGGATCCGCGGTTGTGA
- a CDS encoding 3' terminal RNA ribose 2'-O-methyltransferase Hen1 has protein sequence MLVTVTSTAPSASDLSHLLRKHPDRAQAFSLSVGTAHVFYPEVSDDRCTVALLLEVDPVGLVRDKRFRGSDAATLARYVNDRPYASSSMVAVALGQVFRTAMNGTSESFPELAASALPLEITVAALPARGRDSDDLVARLFEPLGWTVVAKPIPLDPAFPEWGDSAYVDLVLRGEVRLGEALRHLYVLLPVLDDAKHYWVSDDEVGKLLRAGEGWLPEHPERELITRRYLAHQRSMVEEAEGLLGAEVRIAALKDLPSEPSDVEPAAVRPAPLAPQRAEAVLRALRDVGARTVADVGCGEGALLRRLLADPAFTTIIGTDVSAGVLARAERALNLREAGDRQRERVRLLQSSATYQDDRISGLDAVVLMEVVEHVDEERLPALEASVFGAAAPRSVVVTTPNADYNTLFETLSAGAFRHPDHRFEWSREEFAAWADGVADRRGYTVEYRPVGDVDARHGSPTQLALFRKKAS, from the coding sequence GTGCTGGTCACCGTGACCTCGACCGCGCCCTCCGCGTCCGATCTGAGCCACCTCCTGCGCAAGCACCCCGACCGCGCTCAGGCCTTCTCGCTCAGCGTCGGCACGGCTCACGTCTTCTACCCCGAGGTGTCCGACGACAGGTGCACCGTGGCGCTCCTGCTGGAGGTCGACCCCGTAGGGCTCGTCCGCGACAAGCGCTTCCGCGGCAGCGACGCGGCAACCCTCGCGCGCTACGTGAACGACCGCCCGTACGCCTCCTCGTCGATGGTCGCCGTCGCTCTCGGCCAGGTGTTCCGGACAGCGATGAACGGCACGAGCGAGTCCTTCCCCGAGCTCGCGGCGTCAGCCCTGCCCCTCGAGATCACCGTGGCGGCCCTGCCGGCTCGAGGACGCGACTCGGACGACCTCGTGGCGCGACTGTTCGAGCCGCTCGGGTGGACCGTCGTCGCGAAGCCGATCCCGCTCGATCCTGCGTTCCCGGAGTGGGGCGACTCCGCCTACGTCGACCTCGTCCTCCGGGGTGAAGTCCGTCTCGGAGAGGCCCTCCGTCACCTCTACGTCCTGCTCCCGGTCCTCGACGACGCCAAGCACTACTGGGTGTCGGACGACGAGGTCGGCAAGCTGCTCCGCGCCGGCGAGGGATGGCTGCCCGAGCACCCCGAGCGCGAGCTCATCACGCGGCGCTACCTCGCCCACCAGCGTTCCATGGTCGAAGAGGCTGAAGGACTCCTCGGCGCCGAAGTCAGGATCGCCGCGCTGAAGGACCTCCCGTCGGAGCCCTCGGATGTCGAGCCCGCCGCCGTCCGACCGGCACCCCTCGCTCCGCAGCGCGCGGAGGCGGTGCTGCGGGCACTCCGAGACGTCGGGGCCCGCACGGTCGCCGACGTCGGCTGCGGCGAGGGAGCGCTGCTCCGGCGGCTGCTCGCGGATCCTGCATTCACGACGATCATCGGCACGGATGTCTCCGCCGGTGTCCTGGCGAGGGCGGAGCGCGCGCTGAACCTGCGCGAGGCGGGCGATCGGCAGCGGGAGCGCGTGCGACTGCTGCAGTCGTCGGCGACCTACCAGGACGACAGGATCAGCGGCCTCGACGCCGTCGTGCTGATGGAGGTCGTCGAGCACGTCGACGAGGAGCGCCTCCCTGCTCTCGAGGCGTCTGTCTTCGGAGCCGCCGCCCCGCGATCGGTCGTCGTGACGACTCCGAACGCCGACTACAACACTCTGTTCGAGACTCTGTCCGCCGGTGCGTTCCGGCACCCGGACCACCGCTTCGAGTGGTCGCGCGAGGAGTTCGCCGCGTGGGCGGACGGGGTCGCGGACCGCCGGGGCTACACGGTCGAGTACCGGCCCGTCGGCGACGTCGACGCCCGCCACGGTTCACCGACGCAGCTCGCACTCTTCCGGAAGAAGGCCTCCTGA